A window from Salvia miltiorrhiza cultivar Shanhuang (shh) chromosome 2, IMPLAD_Smil_shh, whole genome shotgun sequence encodes these proteins:
- the LOC131008848 gene encoding uncharacterized protein LOC131008848 isoform X1, producing the protein MQSFTPSTVASNSSLLQPKIEANPFSEDDLHLGSFQKLETQLLDCMGISDQQPSHSPKIEVVGDDYMHEPGSSIDTPSPGSKNSACLDDMPPKRVEDHTVIDVPIIGRSSVTKNSPDAPSKEQGLDKQPLKHADRLRKYLKENDKIPVLFHKKDGHPVGKYASVFMTELGIAVKKHAPLQVKGWKKVTEEQKRPMFQRLESAFMVDFSLGPRSVKRETDKLMSKRYRDYRQKMHRHYKTLTHLPWEDRLKHIPVEFCKSEADWEFMCKMFESETFKKYSVINSGNQAKIKPTYKYRGGGKSLSQYRYEAVDGSREEDGIPDSNVTNDSKRGYRGESAETANNEKQIGLDNHNSRQSLEEVYVATRACDQVRSGHTARPGDDLQAAKSTSADATASLIAANAELRRELASTQSELHSMQTTLQLTEDKVWILEANQRRLEETIQANTQIMEANQRMMKHVFEKLAFDIGQSLTAPPPPRP; encoded by the exons ATGCAGTCATTTACCCCGTCGACAGTTGCTTCAAACTCAAGCCTTCTGCAACCCAAGATTGAGGCCAATCCATTCTCGGAGGATGATCTTCATTTGGGATCTTTCCAGAAATTAGAAACTCAGTTACTTGACTGTATGGGAATCTCCGATCAGCAACCATCACACTCCCCCAAAATTGAAG TAGTTGGCGATGACTATATGCACGAACCTGGCAGCAGCATTGATACGCCTTCACCTGGAAGCAAGAACTCAGCATGTCTAGATG ATATGCCTCCTAAACGGGTTGAGGACCACACTGTCATTGACGTACCTATCATTGGGAGATCATCTGTGACAAAGAACTCACCTGATG CACCTAGCAAAGAACAAGGTTTAGACAAACAACCACTAAAACATGCCGACAGGCTTCGTAAATACTTAAAAGAGAACGACAAAATTCCTGTTTTATTTCATAAGAAAGATGGTCATCCTGTAGGAAAGTATGCATCAGTGTTTATGACAGAGCTCGGTATAGCTGTGAAAAAACATGCACCCTTACAAGTTAAGGGTTGGAAGAAAGTAACAGAGGAGCAAAAACGACCAATGTTTCAGCGATTGGAG AGTGCATTTATGGTTGACTTCAGCCTAGGACCGAGGTCAGTCAAAAGAGAGACCGATAAATTAATGAGTAAAAGATATCGTGATTACCGCCAAAAGATGCACAGACATTACAAAACTCTCACGCACCTGCCTTGGGAGGATCGGTTGAAACATATACCGGTAGAGTTTTGTAAAAGTGAAGCAGATTGGGAGTTTATGTGTAAAATGTTTGAGTCAGAGACTTTCAAG AAATATTCCGTAATAAACTCCGGAAATCAAGCTAAAATTAAACCAACTTATAAGTACCGGGGAGGTGGAAAGTCTTTGTCACAATACAGATATGAAGCT GTTGATGGATCCCGAGAAGAAGATGGTATTCCTGATTCTAATGTAACAAACGACTCGAAAAGAGGTTATCGAGGAGAAAGTGCTGAGACAGCCAAC AATGAGAAGCAAATTGGCTTAGATAACCATAATAGTCGCCAATCTCTTGAAGAAGTATATGTAGCTACACGAGCGTGTGACCAAGTTCGTTCGGGACACACAGCGAGACCTGGAGATGACCTTCAAGCGGCTAAGTCAACTTCTGCTGATGCTACTGCATCTCTCATAGCAGCAAATGCAGAGCTTAGGCGCGAGCTTGCTTCCACTCAGAGTGAGCTACATAGCATGCAAACGACCTTACAATTGACGGAGGATAAAGTATGGATACTGGAGGCGAATCAGAGGCGCCTAGAGGAGACCATACAGGCAAACACACAGATTATGGAGGCGAATCAACGGATGATGAAGCATGTTTTTGAGAAGTTAGCCTTTGATATAGGGCAATCATTGACAGCTCCACCACCTCCTCGGCCTTAG
- the LOC131008848 gene encoding uncharacterized protein LOC131008848 isoform X2 — protein sequence MQSFTPSTVASNSSLLQPKIEANPFSEDDLHLGSFQKLETQLLDCMGISDQQPSHSPKIEVGDDYMHEPGSSIDTPSPGSKNSACLDDMPPKRVEDHTVIDVPIIGRSSVTKNSPDAPSKEQGLDKQPLKHADRLRKYLKENDKIPVLFHKKDGHPVGKYASVFMTELGIAVKKHAPLQVKGWKKVTEEQKRPMFQRLESAFMVDFSLGPRSVKRETDKLMSKRYRDYRQKMHRHYKTLTHLPWEDRLKHIPVEFCKSEADWEFMCKMFESETFKKYSVINSGNQAKIKPTYKYRGGGKSLSQYRYEAVDGSREEDGIPDSNVTNDSKRGYRGESAETANNEKQIGLDNHNSRQSLEEVYVATRACDQVRSGHTARPGDDLQAAKSTSADATASLIAANAELRRELASTQSELHSMQTTLQLTEDKVWILEANQRRLEETIQANTQIMEANQRMMKHVFEKLAFDIGQSLTAPPPPRP from the exons ATGCAGTCATTTACCCCGTCGACAGTTGCTTCAAACTCAAGCCTTCTGCAACCCAAGATTGAGGCCAATCCATTCTCGGAGGATGATCTTCATTTGGGATCTTTCCAGAAATTAGAAACTCAGTTACTTGACTGTATGGGAATCTCCGATCAGCAACCATCACACTCCCCCAAAATTGAAG TTGGCGATGACTATATGCACGAACCTGGCAGCAGCATTGATACGCCTTCACCTGGAAGCAAGAACTCAGCATGTCTAGATG ATATGCCTCCTAAACGGGTTGAGGACCACACTGTCATTGACGTACCTATCATTGGGAGATCATCTGTGACAAAGAACTCACCTGATG CACCTAGCAAAGAACAAGGTTTAGACAAACAACCACTAAAACATGCCGACAGGCTTCGTAAATACTTAAAAGAGAACGACAAAATTCCTGTTTTATTTCATAAGAAAGATGGTCATCCTGTAGGAAAGTATGCATCAGTGTTTATGACAGAGCTCGGTATAGCTGTGAAAAAACATGCACCCTTACAAGTTAAGGGTTGGAAGAAAGTAACAGAGGAGCAAAAACGACCAATGTTTCAGCGATTGGAG AGTGCATTTATGGTTGACTTCAGCCTAGGACCGAGGTCAGTCAAAAGAGAGACCGATAAATTAATGAGTAAAAGATATCGTGATTACCGCCAAAAGATGCACAGACATTACAAAACTCTCACGCACCTGCCTTGGGAGGATCGGTTGAAACATATACCGGTAGAGTTTTGTAAAAGTGAAGCAGATTGGGAGTTTATGTGTAAAATGTTTGAGTCAGAGACTTTCAAG AAATATTCCGTAATAAACTCCGGAAATCAAGCTAAAATTAAACCAACTTATAAGTACCGGGGAGGTGGAAAGTCTTTGTCACAATACAGATATGAAGCT GTTGATGGATCCCGAGAAGAAGATGGTATTCCTGATTCTAATGTAACAAACGACTCGAAAAGAGGTTATCGAGGAGAAAGTGCTGAGACAGCCAAC AATGAGAAGCAAATTGGCTTAGATAACCATAATAGTCGCCAATCTCTTGAAGAAGTATATGTAGCTACACGAGCGTGTGACCAAGTTCGTTCGGGACACACAGCGAGACCTGGAGATGACCTTCAAGCGGCTAAGTCAACTTCTGCTGATGCTACTGCATCTCTCATAGCAGCAAATGCAGAGCTTAGGCGCGAGCTTGCTTCCACTCAGAGTGAGCTACATAGCATGCAAACGACCTTACAATTGACGGAGGATAAAGTATGGATACTGGAGGCGAATCAGAGGCGCCTAGAGGAGACCATACAGGCAAACACACAGATTATGGAGGCGAATCAACGGATGATGAAGCATGTTTTTGAGAAGTTAGCCTTTGATATAGGGCAATCATTGACAGCTCCACCACCTCCTCGGCCTTAG
- the LOC131008849 gene encoding ammonium transporter 1 member 3-like, with amino-acid sequence MELSWESSVEESINAIYLLFSAYLVFVMQLGFAMLCAGSVRAKNAMNIMLTNVVDAAVGSLSYFLFGFAFAFGEGPNENPFIGTSYFALKDVPTASYDYSFFLYQWAFAIAVAGITSGSIAERTQFGAYLIFSFFLSGFVYPIVAHWVWSSSGWLSPNSSSRLFGSGAIDFAGSGAVHLVGGVAGLWGCIIEGPRVGRFDAFGKSVIMRGHNATLVVLGTFLLWFGWFGFNPGSFNKIMVAYPTTVGQGNWTAVGRTAVTTTLAGSTAGIVTLFGRRMLAGHWDALAVCNGVLGGFVAITSGCAVVEPWAAIVCGFFAAWVLIGLNAVALRLQIDDPLEAAQLHGGCGAWGLIFTGLFAKEEFVVQAYDAGRAGVQGRAYGVLVGGGWGLVGAQVVEVVVILVWVSVTMGPLFYLLHWLRILRISIDEEVAGLDISSHGGYAYNAHEQEDTAPRFYGDYVRMHNNS; translated from the coding sequence ATGGAACTCTCATGGGAGTCAAGTGTGGAAGAATCCATCAATGCCATCTATCTCCTCTTCTCAGCCTACTTAGTGTTCGTCATGCAACTCGGCTTCGCCATGCTGTGCGCGGGCTCGGTCCGGGCCAAGAACGCCATGAACATCATGCTCACCAACGTGGTCGACGCCGCCGTGGGCAGCCTCTCCTACTTCTTGTTCGGGTTCGCCTTCGCCTTCGGGGAGGGCCCGAACGAGAACCCCTTCATCGGGACGAGCTACTTCGCCCTGAAAGACGTCCCCACGGCCTCCTACGACTACAGCTTCTTCCTCTACCAGTGGGCCTTCGCCATCGCCGTCGCCGGAATAACTAGCGGCTCCATTGCGGAGAGGACTCAGTTCGgcgcctacttgattttttccTTCTTTCTCTCGGGCTTTGTCTACCCCATCGTGGCCCATTGGGTTTGGTCGTCTAGTGGGTGGCTAAGCCCGAACTCGAGCTCGCGACTGTTCGGGTCGGGGGCCATTGACTTCGCGGGCAGCGGCGCCGTCCATTTGGTGGGCGGCGTCGCCGGGCTCTGGGGGTGTATCATCGAGGGCCCGAGAGTGGGCCGGTTCGATGCGTTCGGGAAGTCCGTGATTATGCGCGGGCATAATGCGACCCTGGTGGTTCTCGGCACGTTCCTCTTGTGGTTCGGTTGGTTCGGGTTCAACCCGGGGTCGTTCAACAAGATAATGGTCGCCTACCCGACCACGGTCGGCCAGGGGAACTGGACGGCCGTGGGGCGGACGGCGGTCACCACCACGCTGGCCGGCTCCACCGCTGGCATTGTCACGCTGTTCGGGCGGCGGATGCTGGCGGGCCACTGGGACGCCCTGGCAGTGTGCAACGGCGTCCTGGGCGGGTTCGTGGCAATCACGTCGGGCTGCGCCGTGGTGGAGCCGTGGGCGGCGATCGTGTGCGGGTTCTTCGCCGCCTGGGTCCTGATCGGGCTCAACGCGGTGGCGTTGAGGCTCCAGATCGACGACCCGCTCGAGGCGGCACAGCTGCATGGCGGGTGCGGGGCGTGGGGGCTGATCTTCACTGGGCTGTTCGCGAAGGAGGAGTTTGTGGTGCAGGCGTACGACGCGGGGCGGGCCGGGGTGCAGGGGCGGGCGTACGGGGTGCTGGTCGGGGGCGGGTGGGGGCTGGTGGGGGCGCAGGTGGTGGAAGTGGTGGTGATATTGGTGTGGGTCAGCGTGACCATGGGGCCGTTGTTTTACTTGCTGCATTGGCTTAGGATCTTGAGAATCTCCATTGATGAAGAAGTTGCAGGGCTTGATATATCCAGTCATGGAGGGTATGCATACAATGCTCATGAACAAGAAGACACTGCTCCTAGGTTTTATGGAGACTATGTGAGAATGCATAATAATTCCTAG
- the LOC131008851 gene encoding uncharacterized protein LOC131008851, with protein sequence MAAQGTHLLRVVLSCRKMTAQVTCSSSNSIVAMASSTEQEFIKDYRAKLNRFPRCIIYWDSKTASRIGDKIGIRLQEMGVLSVGTLQAYPLPLLVGALFRIAEADGNHRLWRRAIGVPRPILSTRNFLEASRIRTLEPSLARSCFF encoded by the exons ATGGCGGCCCAGGGCACCCACCTCCTCCGCGTAGTTCTGTCGTGCCGGAAAATGACGGCGCAAGTTACGTGCAGCAGCTCCAACTCAATCGTAGCCATGGCGTCATCCACGGAGCAAGAATTCATAAAAGATTACAGAGCGAAATTGAACCGTTTCCCACGCTGCATCATTTACTGGGACTCGAAAACCGCTTCCAGAATCGGCGATAAGATCGGCATCCGCCTCCAAGAGATGGGCGTGTTGAGCGTCGGAACTCTCCAGGCCTATCCACTACCGCTGCTTGTTGGGGCCCTTTTTCGAATCGCTGAAGCGGACGGGAATCATCGTCTGTGGCGCCGAGCAATTGGTGTTCCTAGGCCGATCTTGAG CACTCGGAACTTTCTAGAAGCTTCTCGGATCCGGACTTTGGAACCTTCCTTGGCACGCTCTTGCTTCTTCTAG